The genomic stretch GGNNNNNNNNNNNNAGGATGTCGGTATACTCGAGGGGCAGCGCCTGGTCCTCGTTGGACAATAGAAGCGAAACCTCGGCCATGCCCACCGGCTTGCGCGCCTCGGAGCCGGAGAAGATAACGTCCGTCATCTGCCGACCGCGGAGGCTCTTGACCCGCTGTTCGCCCAGCGCCCAGCGGATGGCGTCGGCGATGTTGGTCTTCCCGCAGCCGTTGGGGCCGACGATGGCGGTTACACCCTCGCGGAAACCCAACTCGATGGAGTCGGAAAAACTCTTGAAGCCGGAAATGGAGACCTTTTTCAGAAACAAAACGCCTCACAGGGTAGGCGTTATTGTACCTGAAAATGGGTCGCTGGGAAAACCG from bacterium encodes the following:
- a CDS encoding AAA family ATPase encodes the protein MFLKKVSISGFKSFSDSIELGFREGVTAIVGPNGCGKTNIADAIRWALGEQRVKSLRGRQMTDVIFSGSEARKPVGMAEVSLLLSNEDQALPLEYTDIL